A genome region from Geodermatophilus bullaregiensis includes the following:
- a CDS encoding aldo/keto reductase, with protein sequence MEYTHLGRSGLSVSRLCLGTMNFGWKTEEADAHAVMDRAHAEGVNFFDTANVYGFEAGRGRTEEVLGTWFAQGDGRRERTVLATKVYGGMSDWPNDTFLSARNIVRACEASLGRVQTDWIDLYQFHHVDLATPWDEIWQACETLVAQGKVLYVGSSNHAAWQLAAANEAAARRHFLGLVSEQSHYNLLTRHVELEVLPAARHYGIGVVPWSPLAQGLLAGVLGDEEGDRRHLERNRERIERHRPALQAYEDACREWGLAPADVGLAWLLHQDGVTAPIVGPRTMAQFEGSLAALDVRLEQAQLDRLDEVFPGYRTAPEEYAW encoded by the coding sequence ATGGAGTACACGCACCTGGGCCGCAGCGGCCTGTCGGTCTCACGGTTGTGCCTGGGCACCATGAACTTCGGCTGGAAGACCGAGGAGGCCGACGCGCACGCGGTCATGGACCGCGCGCACGCCGAGGGCGTCAACTTCTTCGACACCGCCAACGTCTACGGCTTCGAGGCCGGCAGGGGCCGCACCGAGGAGGTGCTCGGCACCTGGTTCGCGCAGGGCGACGGGCGCCGCGAGCGCACCGTGCTCGCCACCAAGGTCTACGGCGGCATGTCCGACTGGCCCAACGACACGTTCCTGTCCGCGCGGAACATCGTGCGCGCGTGCGAGGCCTCGCTGGGCCGCGTGCAGACCGACTGGATCGACCTCTACCAGTTCCACCACGTCGACCTGGCCACGCCGTGGGACGAGATCTGGCAGGCCTGCGAGACGCTCGTCGCCCAGGGCAAGGTCCTCTACGTCGGGTCGTCGAACCACGCGGCCTGGCAGCTCGCCGCGGCCAACGAGGCGGCCGCGCGCCGGCACTTCCTCGGACTGGTCAGCGAGCAGTCGCACTACAACCTGCTCACCCGGCACGTGGAGCTCGAGGTGCTGCCGGCCGCACGGCACTACGGCATCGGGGTCGTCCCGTGGAGCCCCCTGGCCCAGGGCCTGCTGGCCGGCGTCCTGGGCGACGAGGAGGGCGACCGGCGGCACCTGGAACGCAACCGGGAGCGCATCGAGCGGCACCGCCCGGCGCTGCAGGCCTACGAGGACGCCTGCCGCGAGTGGGGCCTGGCCCCGGCCGACGTCGGGCTGGCCTGGCTGCTGCACCAGGACGGCGTGACGGCGCCGATCGTCGGGCCGCGCACGATGGCGCAGTTCGAGGGCTCGCTCGCCGCGCTCGACGTCCGCCTCGAGCAGGCCCAGCTCGACCGGCTCGACGAGGTCTTCCCCGGCTACCGCACCGCGCCGGAGGAGTACGCCTGGTGA
- a CDS encoding thioesterase family protein → MPQTDAAPGNAFDRATAVSRTEGGGYRAELDPDWDVGGGVLNGGYLLGVVARAALLDSPHPHPVALSASYLRATPGGPADLTVTPGPAGRTLAHSSVLLSGAAGPSLAVHVTTATLGTDPADYTVNPAPQLPGPDDCVATRSSEGGPAVGLTRQIDTRLDPATAGWTVGRPSDRRVLRAWIRLADGRAPDPLALLLFADALPPTAFAVGQPGWAPTVQLQVLVRALPAPGWCLVESRSTEVTGGWSDEECRIWDATGRLVAQARQLARVARR, encoded by the coding sequence GTGCCGCAGACCGACGCCGCCCCCGGCAACGCCTTCGACCGGGCCACCGCCGTCTCCCGCACCGAGGGCGGCGGGTACCGCGCCGAGCTCGACCCGGACTGGGACGTCGGCGGCGGGGTCCTCAACGGCGGCTACCTGCTCGGCGTCGTCGCCCGCGCGGCGCTGCTCGACAGCCCCCACCCGCACCCGGTCGCGCTGTCGGCCAGCTACCTGCGCGCCACCCCCGGCGGCCCGGCCGACCTCACCGTCACGCCGGGGCCGGCCGGGCGCACGCTGGCGCACTCCTCGGTCCTGCTGTCCGGCGCGGCCGGCCCCTCGCTCGCCGTCCACGTGACGACGGCGACCCTGGGCACCGACCCGGCCGACTACACGGTCAACCCCGCGCCGCAGCTGCCCGGGCCCGACGACTGCGTGGCGACCCGGAGCAGCGAGGGCGGGCCGGCGGTGGGGCTGACCCGGCAGATCGACACCCGGCTGGACCCCGCGACGGCGGGCTGGACGGTCGGCCGCCCCTCGGACCGGCGGGTGCTGCGGGCCTGGATCCGGCTGGCCGACGGCCGCGCCCCCGACCCGCTGGCGCTGCTGCTGTTCGCCGACGCGCTGCCGCCGACCGCCTTCGCCGTCGGCCAGCCGGGCTGGGCGCCCACGGTGCAGCTGCAGGTGCTCGTCCGCGCGCTGCCGGCACCGGGCTGGTGCCTGGTCGAGTCGCGCTCCACCGAGGTGACCGGCGGCTGGTCGGACGAGGAGTGCCGCATCTGGGACGCCACCGGCCGGCTGGTCGCCCAGGCCCGCCAGCTGGCGCGGGTGGCCCGCCGGTAG